The sequence agagtttgagatttttactttttaccgtaaatttttattttttcacaacaattataaaaatttcaaggaTAAAATAACAATTATAGAAATGAGTACATACCACGGAACCACACTACCatgaatataattaataattcggtacgtcatatatttaaaataattattttttattcaatataatattgaaaattttatatttttataatatcaaaaatatttttggttaaATAATTGAATTGGGTAATTTATGTTGGAGTAATCTCATCTTACCCAGTTTGTTCGCAACGTAAATTATTATAtagagtaggtctttcataatacggtctcacggatctttatttatgagacagatcaatcttgttcatatttacaataaaaagtaatatatttgacataaaaagtaatactttttcgtggatgacccatatagaatatccgtttcaaaaaattaatctgtgagaccgtctcacatgagtttttgtgtatttcaTAAAGCTTTGCATCAACTATACTTCCTTCTCCCGTATACATACGTATATATGTAGACGATGGTTCATAGATGATTTGGTtcgattttaaataaaattttgaatatcatATCAATGTTACAATCAGACTATGAATTTCAGTATAATATAATTaggataattaattttaagtttaaagtCGAGAGatattataatttgaaaattgacaaaacacaaatcaaataaaatttattatttttaaatttaaagatcTTTTATATAACTTTTTgtctataataaaaaaatccaaataaaatatatataaaataaaaatattttagtgtagtctaaagttttgaaaaaattagTGAGATATtatagttaaaaataaatttctaatttactaaaatatatttttaccaAACAAAAATAGATTAATTTATACTTGGGAGATGTAATTGATTCCAGAAAACAACAAACATTGGACATATCTttccacacacaaaaaaaaaaacaggaaTATATAAATCATCGAAGCACTGCAAATTGATTTTAGTACAGATTAAATTCAATTAGGAAACGGTCTTTAAACCAAATATTCGACATAAATTTAAGcaaaaatatgttttgaaaaCGCTACACCATTCCATTGGCAAATCCAAAGCTCACAGGTCTTGCACAGCCAAACCTGAAAGAAATCAAACAAATATTAGTTACCCCAAAGTTTTCTTCATTAAATTACTGGCAAAATGAAGGAAAATATAATTCAAAGAgtcttgaataaaaatattaaggcttaaaaagaaacaaattattAATCTCCACCATTAATAAGAGCTTTTTAACAAGTAAACTTAATGTGCACATACAATAGTGCAAGAGTTTTTCAGGGAAAAAACTTTTAGGGACCTTCTCTGAAACCTGTGGAACAAGTGATTCTTCAAGCTTGTTAAACCGATCGGTATGTTTTCAAAAAAGTGCTTTTAGCAAAACTGATTTTAAGAAGATGACTTCTTTATCCAAATATAGTCTAAATGTTTCCAAACTTTTAACAATTTTCAATCATATTAGTCGATTTGAAGTTCCCCAATACTGCAATGTTTGAAATTTTGGGACATTTAAATTTGAACCCATTTATTGGATCACTGAATCCTTTGATCAAAAGATAACTTCAATGACTCCAAACTACTTTTGGAACAAGACATGATACGAAAAAGACATTAATGAAGTAAAACAGGGATGATGCGAAGTCAACAAACCTGGTGGAAGAGATTGCTTCAATTTGTCAGCTTTCTCGAGATCAAAGACACAGAGAGTGTACAGGTACTTTGAGCACCTAACTTTGAACTTCACAACATCTTTACTCTTCTTAATCTTCACAGATCGCGCATCTTTCCTTCTAGCTGTCAGAAGGAAGTCTTTGATCTCATGAATCTGCTTTGGCTGTAGATGACATCACAAAACCAAAACAAGGTGTTTAAACAAAATTccggcaaaaaaaaaattgatagacACAATTCCACCAACTGAACATAAGAAACTTGCAGACACCATAAACGCTTGCCGTAACTCTGGTTTTTATTACTTCAAGATAAAGATGAAATTCTACCAAATACTAAAGGACTTTCTCAGCAACTACACGCAAAGTTATGTACACTACTAAGTAAAAAGAATGTAAAAAAATGAATGCTCAAACAATTATCCAGTAATTTCACTAGCAACAATGTCTTTATTTGTAACAATCTTACAATTTAATGATTTAGATATCAAATACATGGGATGGAAAATATCAGTTTCAAAATGGGAAACTAACAAATGACCACTGTCCAAAAACCAAAAATAGAACTTCCGGAAACACAGAAGAACTAAAACAATCAAACACATAACATGCAAATTTCACATTAGAGCAAGCAAATCTCGGTGGGACTAATATAGAGTTATTGCATTTAACACTTAAATTCAATTCAATGAAACCGTCGGGAACATTAAGAAACTAAGAACATAGACATCTTCTTCCATTAGCCTAAAATGGCTTAAAGAATACTGTATCATACTTGCAGTGTCAAAACAACACTAAAACTCGAACCTAGAAACCAACTAACGAAAAGCCAGTTGAAACCAAATCATAGAAAACAACTGCCCACCATTAAAGACCTTACGAAAACAAGCTTTTCTTCGCGCCAACGAGTCTTCATATAcagaaaaacatatatataccgCAAAAGGGACGCTGGATTATCGCTACCCTAAAGACATTCCAGCAGCTCCATCATAAAAAACCAAAGAATAATACCTTTTCCTAGGATTAAAAAAGATAACATAAGCAACAAAATCAAAGACATCTAAGGCAAAAAAACCAAAATCTGAGTTCCAAAACATGCGGAATCATCGAAAACACAAGATCTTAGTTAGTTTCTAGAAATAATGACGGATCAAACTACGAATGCAAAGTACCAAAGTTCGGAGAGAAGCAAAGAGTACCATTTTTGCGGCTCTTGCTGATGCAGAAAACCCTAAATTTCAAAGAGGTTTATAGGCCAGAAGAACTAGACCATTGTTGGGCTATGTGAGGACCAATTATCCAACTGGGCCATACCAATACTAATCCATTCTGAATTGGGCTTCCATTATATATTGGCCTGAAA comes from Primulina huaijiensis isolate GDHJ02 chromosome 2, ASM1229523v2, whole genome shotgun sequence and encodes:
- the LOC140964830 gene encoding large ribosomal subunit protein eL38z/eL38y isoform X1 codes for the protein MKTRWREEKLVFVRSLMPKQIHEIKDFLLTARRKDARSVKIKKSKDVVKFKVRCSKYLYTLCVFDLEKADKLKQSLPPGLAVQDL
- the LOC140964830 gene encoding large ribosomal subunit protein eL38z/eL38y isoform X2, translating into MVLFASLRTLPKQIHEIKDFLLTARRKDARSVKIKKSKDVVKFKVRCSKYLYTLCVFDLEKADKLKQSLPPGLAVQDL
- the LOC140964830 gene encoding large ribosomal subunit protein eL38z/eL38y isoform X3 — protein: MPKQIHEIKDFLLTARRKDARSVKIKKSKDVVKFKVRCSKYLYTLCVFDLEKADKLKQSLPPGLAVQDL